A window from Eretmochelys imbricata isolate rEreImb1 chromosome 23, rEreImb1.hap1, whole genome shotgun sequence encodes these proteins:
- the TULP2 gene encoding LOW QUALITY PROTEIN: tubby-related protein 2 (The sequence of the model RefSeq protein was modified relative to this genomic sequence to represent the inferred CDS: deleted 1 base in 1 codon), producing MARSSYQRLPSHPISPPNAPGSFSSSGLGEEPASLRQQKLELQRCIFEKKQRRKRQEPLMVQANPDAKVTGRRGRRPEERTPLMESCSDHSLCNGTSNPFLVESVPEAHRPADAWGSSVHLDRGPRAAQEAAGASDAELEEAVLEDTRPISKAKAAPSSRRRGWPAKQRGAGRADARRPRSSKPKAPSPARGERVPSVIVEFRDPQDSSDGDAPLEAGAVGWESAQEGDSEGEGQPPQDPPVPPSPVKRKQDRKLPSRGSLGSPPGSNEEEEGDLDILCRSLEPALEPDTPSQLPELAPGTPWPPRPEELEGFVLRPAPPGVTVRCRISRDRKGVDKGVFPFYYLHLERDDGRKLFLMSGRKRKKSKTSNYLISLDPIDLSRDGDGFMGKVRSNLLGTRFTVFDNGTNPDKKPFVPETAPIRQELAAICYETNVLGFRGPRKMTVIIPGMNTDNERISIRPKNEHETLLTRFQNRNLQNLLVLQNKVPAWNEETQSYVLNFHGRVTQASVKNFQIVPDHDPEYIVLQFGRVAPDVFTMDYRAPLCALQAFAICLSSFDGKLACE from the exons ATGGCGCGGAGTTCCTACCAGcgcctgccctcccaccccatctcGCCGCCCAATGCCCCCGGCTCCTTCTCTTCCAGCGGCCTGGGCGAGGAGCCTGCTTCCCTGCGGCAGCAAAAGCTGGAGCTGCAG cgctgcATCTTTGAGAAGAAGCAGCGCCGGAAGCGCCAGGAGCCGCTCATGGTACAGGCCAACCCCGATGCCAAGGTGACGGGCCGCCGGGGGCGCCGGCCAGAGGAGCGCACCCCCCTGATGGAGTCCTGCAGTGACCACAGCCTCTGCAACG GAACCAGCAACCCCTTCCTGGTGGAGTCGGTCCCGGAGGCCCATCGCCCTGCTGACGCCTGGGGCAGCTCCGTGCACCTGGACCGGGGCCCCCGAGCTGCGCAGGAGGCCGCAg GTGCCTCCGACGCAGAGCTGGAAGAGGCCGTCCTGGAGGACACGCGGCCCATCAGCAAGGCCAAGGCGGCGCCCAGCTCCAGGCGCCGGGGCTGGCCGGCCAAGCAGAGAGGGG CTGGCCGCGCCGACGCCCGACGCCCCCGGAGCTCGAAGCCGAAGGCCCCGTCGCCCGCGCGAGGGGAGCGAGTCCCCTCTGTCATCGTGGAGTTCAGAG accctcaggacagcAGCGATGGGGACGCCCCTCTGGAGGCCGGCGCTGTGGGCTGGGAGTCAGCCCAGGAGGGGGActcggagggggaggggcaaccGCCCCAGGACCCCCCAGTGCCCCCTTCCCCTGTCAAGAGGAAACAGGACAGGAAGCTCCCAAGCAGAG gGTCTCTCGGCAGCCCCCCCGGGAGCaacgaggaggaggaaggagacctCGACATCCTCTGCAGATCCCTGGAGCCCGCGCTGGAGCCCGACACCCCCAGC cagctgccgGAGTTGGCGCCGGGGACCCCGTGGCCCCCGCGGCCGGAGGAGCTGGAGGGGTTTGTGCTGCGCCCGGCGCCCCCCGGGGTGACCGTTCGGTGCCGCATCAGCCGGGACCGCAAGGGGGTGGACAAAGGCGTCTTCCCCTTCTACTACCTTCACCTGGAGAGAGACGATGGGAGGAAG CTGTTTCTCATGTCTGGCcggaagagaaagaaaagcaaaacttCCAATTACCTCATTTCCCTCGACCCCATCGACCTGTCCCGGGACGGGGACGGCTTCATGGGGAAAGTCAG GTCCAACTTGCTGGGCACCAGGTTCACGGTGTTCGATAATGGGACGAATCCGGACAAAAAACCCTTCGTCCCCGAAACAGCTCCGATCCGGCAAGAGCTGGCGGCCATTTGCTAC GAGACCAATGTGTTGGGGTTCAGGGGC CCAAGAAAAATGACTGTGATTATCCCCGGCATGAACACGGACAACGAGAGAATCAGCATCCGCCCCAAAAAT GAACACGAGACCCTGCTGACCCGGTTCCAGAACCGAAACCTCCAGAACCTGCTGGTTCTGCAGAACAAGGTGCCGGCCTGGAACGAGGAGACCCAGTCGTACGTGCTCAACTTCCACGGCCGCGTCACCCAGGCCTCCGTCAAGAACTTCCAGATCGTCCCCGACCACGACC ccgaGTACATTGTGCTGCAGTTTGGCCGGGTGGCACCCGACGTCTTCACCATGGACTATCGCGCCCCCCTCTGCGCCCTGCAGGCCTTCGCCATCTGCCTGTCCAGCTTCGACGGGAAACTGGCCTGCGAGTAG
- the NUCB1 gene encoding nucleobindin-1 isoform X2: MQLSWLLATALLAVAASVPIDRPKAEKKAEETPPEPPEVINVLETDSHFREKLQAANAEDIKSGKLSKELDFVSHHVRTKLDELKRQEVSRLRMLLKAKMDATMEQNVQIDHLGLLKQFEHLDPQNQHTFEARDLELLIQAATKDLENYDAAHHEEFKRYEMLKEHERREYLKSLDEEKRRAEEARFQELRQKHKEHPKINVPGSRDQLKEVWEETDGLDPSEFNPKTFFKLHDTNSDGVLDEQELEALFTKELEKVYDPRNEEDDMLEMEEERLRMREHVMKNVDLNQDRLVTLEEFLKSTEKKEFNEAGGWETVDETQVYSEAELQRFEAELAAQEVELGRRAEHLRRQHQDLQEQQVRLDAQKKEYQQAVLHMEQRKSQQGEAPAAPDPGEELKFQAQAPHAAPAEPAAPAAPAPEQNHVEPPQNQEPPPQPEVQIQ; this comes from the exons ATGCAGCTGTCCTGGCTTTTGGCCACTGCCCTGCTTGCCGTTGCAGCGTCTGTGCCCATCGACCGGCCCAAGGCAGAGAAGAAGGCGGAAGAGACGCCCCCAGAACCACCG GAGGTGATCAACGTGCTGGAGACGGACAGCCACTTCCGGGAGAAGCTGCAGGCGGCCAACGCCGAAGACATCAAG AGCGGGAAGCTGAGCAAGGAGCTGGACTTCGTGAGCCATCACGTCCGCACGAAGCTGGACGAGCTGAAGCGCCAGGAGGTCTCCCGGCTCCGCATGCTGCTCAAGGCCAAGATGGACGCAACCATGGAGCAGA ATGTGCAGATCGATCACCTGGGGCTGCTGAAGCAGTTCGAGCACCTGGACCCCCAGAACCAGCACACCTTCGAGGCCCGTGACCTGGAGCTGCTCATCCAagcg GCCACCAAGGACCTGGAGAACTACGACGCGGCCCATCACGAGGAATTCAAACGATACGAGATGCTGAAGGAGCACGAGCGACGTGAGTACCTCAAGTCCCTGGACGAGGAGAAGCGGCGGGCGGAGGAGGCCCGGTTCCAGGAGCTGCGCCAGAAGCACAAGGAGCACCCCAAAATCAATGTGCCG GGCAGCCGAGATCAGCTCAAGGAAGTCTGGGAGGAGACAGATGGGCTGGACCCCAGCGAGTTCAACCCCAAGACCTTCTTCAAACTGCACG ACACGAACAGTGATGGGGTTCTCGACGAGCAAGAATTGGAAGCGCTTTTCACCAAGGAG ctggagAAGGTCTACGACCCCCGGAACGAGGAGGACGACATGCTGGAGATGGAGGAGGAACGTCTGCGCATGCGGGAGCATGTCATGAAGAAC gtggACTTGAACCAGGACCGGCTGGTGACGCTGGAGGAATTCCTGAAATCCACTGAGAAGAAGGAGTTTAACGAGGCCGGAGGCTGGGAG acGGTGGACGAGACCCAGGTGTACTCGGAGGCGGAGCTGCAGCGGTTCGAGGCGGAGCTAGCGGCCCAGGAGGTGGAGCTTGGCCGGCGGGCGGAGCATCTGCGGCGCCAGCATCAGGATCTGCAGGAGCAGCAGGTCCGGCTGGACGCCCAGAAGAAGGAGTATCAGCAG gccGTGCTGCACATGGAGCAGAGGAAATCCCAGCAGGGGGAGGCACCGGCGGCTCCCGACCCCGGGGAGGAGCTGAAATTCCAGGCCCAGGCCCCGCACGCCGCCCCGGCAG AGCCGGCCgcacctgcagccccagcccctgaacAGAACCACGTGGAACCTCCCCAGAACCAGGAGCCGCCACCACAGCCCGAAGTCCAGATCCAGTGA
- the NUCB1 gene encoding nucleobindin-1 isoform X1, translating into MQLSWLLATALLAVAASVPIDRPKAEKKAEETPPEPPDTGLYYHRYLQEVINVLETDSHFREKLQAANAEDIKSGKLSKELDFVSHHVRTKLDELKRQEVSRLRMLLKAKMDATMEQNVQIDHLGLLKQFEHLDPQNQHTFEARDLELLIQAATKDLENYDAAHHEEFKRYEMLKEHERREYLKSLDEEKRRAEEARFQELRQKHKEHPKINVPGSRDQLKEVWEETDGLDPSEFNPKTFFKLHDTNSDGVLDEQELEALFTKELEKVYDPRNEEDDMLEMEEERLRMREHVMKNVDLNQDRLVTLEEFLKSTEKKEFNEAGGWETVDETQVYSEAELQRFEAELAAQEVELGRRAEHLRRQHQDLQEQQVRLDAQKKEYQQAVLHMEQRKSQQGEAPAAPDPGEELKFQAQAPHAAPAEPAAPAAPAPEQNHVEPPQNQEPPPQPEVQIQ; encoded by the exons ATGCAGCTGTCCTGGCTTTTGGCCACTGCCCTGCTTGCCGTTGCAGCGTCTGTGCCCATCGACCGGCCCAAGGCAGAGAAGAAGGCGGAAGAGACGCCCCCAGAACCACCG GACACGGGGCTATATTATCACCGCTACCTGCAGGAGGTGATCAACGTGCTGGAGACGGACAGCCACTTCCGGGAGAAGCTGCAGGCGGCCAACGCCGAAGACATCAAG AGCGGGAAGCTGAGCAAGGAGCTGGACTTCGTGAGCCATCACGTCCGCACGAAGCTGGACGAGCTGAAGCGCCAGGAGGTCTCCCGGCTCCGCATGCTGCTCAAGGCCAAGATGGACGCAACCATGGAGCAGA ATGTGCAGATCGATCACCTGGGGCTGCTGAAGCAGTTCGAGCACCTGGACCCCCAGAACCAGCACACCTTCGAGGCCCGTGACCTGGAGCTGCTCATCCAagcg GCCACCAAGGACCTGGAGAACTACGACGCGGCCCATCACGAGGAATTCAAACGATACGAGATGCTGAAGGAGCACGAGCGACGTGAGTACCTCAAGTCCCTGGACGAGGAGAAGCGGCGGGCGGAGGAGGCCCGGTTCCAGGAGCTGCGCCAGAAGCACAAGGAGCACCCCAAAATCAATGTGCCG GGCAGCCGAGATCAGCTCAAGGAAGTCTGGGAGGAGACAGATGGGCTGGACCCCAGCGAGTTCAACCCCAAGACCTTCTTCAAACTGCACG ACACGAACAGTGATGGGGTTCTCGACGAGCAAGAATTGGAAGCGCTTTTCACCAAGGAG ctggagAAGGTCTACGACCCCCGGAACGAGGAGGACGACATGCTGGAGATGGAGGAGGAACGTCTGCGCATGCGGGAGCATGTCATGAAGAAC gtggACTTGAACCAGGACCGGCTGGTGACGCTGGAGGAATTCCTGAAATCCACTGAGAAGAAGGAGTTTAACGAGGCCGGAGGCTGGGAG acGGTGGACGAGACCCAGGTGTACTCGGAGGCGGAGCTGCAGCGGTTCGAGGCGGAGCTAGCGGCCCAGGAGGTGGAGCTTGGCCGGCGGGCGGAGCATCTGCGGCGCCAGCATCAGGATCTGCAGGAGCAGCAGGTCCGGCTGGACGCCCAGAAGAAGGAGTATCAGCAG gccGTGCTGCACATGGAGCAGAGGAAATCCCAGCAGGGGGAGGCACCGGCGGCTCCCGACCCCGGGGAGGAGCTGAAATTCCAGGCCCAGGCCCCGCACGCCGCCCCGGCAG AGCCGGCCgcacctgcagccccagcccctgaacAGAACCACGTGGAACCTCCCCAGAACCAGGAGCCGCCACCACAGCCCGAAGTCCAGATCCAGTGA
- the PPP1R15A gene encoding protein phosphatase 1 regulatory subunit 15A produces MLRVLSPQPGGFLNPFARAAPPLLGSRRRLPTAMRRRKKSRGPARPRRGLATPLLARQEALEKEEDFAAGPTASQGPAPRRGEGENSGGCPQAPSGSHDQEEGPRRCGEGPRRCGEEATAWLETKEHLEEVGDGQKQPSDSPSRSPQDREFHGAGGEPEGGLKLPGGDTPRCPQSGPDLGHAVTRNPHVWSLFYCPSEEDDEAGDWPSEEEGDGGGCSGADWPDSEEDTRREENKALWGALCCGQDPFNPLRWAGAPLGSTPPRPKDQKFRVSFYLCGPTLEAEKVGDPWKPPEKPWPMRRGVPGRTHCCELGSRGARDPVKAETSDSEGNRTAKKVQFSPVVTVHPLLVWPFASRAARRGPWEELARDRSRFRRRIEQLGAILEPCLDPGHRARAWRKMHGAGQEMPIPLHEGKENPGQGLRDMSLQLRSERTEDPGIRESHAGKHTPLPSDYRGVEDPGIRDGRLG; encoded by the exons ATGCTCCGCGTCTTGTCCCCGCAGCCGGGCGGCTTCCTGAATCCGTTCGCCCGGGCTGCGCCGCCACTCCTGGGCTCCCGGCGTCGCCTCCCCACGgccatgaggaggaggaagaagagccGTGGGCCGGCCCGCCCACGCCGCGGCTTGGCCACCCCGCTCCTGGCACGTCAGGAAGCcctggagaaagaagaggactttgCAGCTGGTCCCACTGCGTCCCAGGGGCCAGCTCCCCGTCGGGGAGAAGGAGAGAATTCGGGGGGGTGCCCCCAAGCTCCTTCTGGGTCCCATGACCAGGAGGAAGGCCCCAGGCGCTGTGGGGAAGGCCCCAGGCGCTGTGGGGAAGAGGCCACAGCCTGGCTGGAGACGAAGGAACATCTGGAGGAGGTTGGAGATGGTCAGAAGCAACCTTCGGATAGTCCATCCCGGTCCCCGCAGGACAGGGAATTTCACGGGGCCGGTGGGGAACCTGAAGGAGGCCTCAAGCTGCCTGGGGGAGACACCCCCAGGTGCCCGCAGAGTGGCCCAGACCTGGGGCACGCCGTCACCAGGAACCCCCATGTCTGGTCCTTGTTCTACTGCCCATCGGAGGAGGACGACGAGGCCGGGGACTGGCccagtgaggaggagggagatggagggGGCTGCTCCGGCGCAGACTGGCCCGATTCAGAAGAGGACACCAGGCGTGAGGAGAACAAGGCGCTGTGGGGGGCCCTGTGCTGTGGCCAGGACCCCTTCAACCCGCTCCGCTGGGCCGGGGCCCCCCTGGGCTCCACCCCGCCACGGCCCAAGGACCAGAAATTCCGGGTTTCCTTCTACCTCTGCGGGCCGACCTTGGAGGCTGAGAAAGTGGGGGATCCCTGGAAACCCCCAGAGAAGCCCTGGCCTATGAGACGGGGGGTCCCCGGTAGGACTCACTGTTGTGAGCTGGGATCCCGGGGAGCCAGGGACCCTGTCAAGGCGGAGACCTCTGACTCGGAGGGCAACCGGACAGCTAAGAAG gttcaattctccccCGTTGTCACTGTACACCCCCTGCTGGTCTGGCCCTTTGCCAGCCGGGCTGCCCGCCGGGGGCCCTGGGAGGAGCTGGCCCGGGATCGGAGCCGTTTTCGCAGGCGCATCGAGCAGCTGGGGGCCATCCTGGAGCCCTGCCTGGACCCGGGACACCGGGCCCGAGCCTGGAGGAAGATGCACGGGGCAGGACAGGAGATGCCCATCCCCCTCCATGAGGGAAAGGAGAACCCGGGGCAGGGGTTGCGGGACATGTCTCTCCAGCTCCGCTCTGAAAGGACAGaggacccaggcatccgggaGAGTCATGCTGGGAAGCACACGCCCCTCCCCTCCGATTATAGGGGAGTGGaggacccaggcatccgggaTGGAAGACTGGGCTAG